CGGAGCCACCCGCTGCCGCCTGCTGCTCAGGCGCGACCGCATCAACCATTTGCTGTGGACCAGCCTGCAGCGCCGCCCGGAAACTGCCAATCCAGGCCGCCAGGTCACGCACCGTGCCCATCGGCTCGCGCTGCGCCAGGCGGTCGAGCTCGGAGCGGATCAGCGCCCAATCCTCAGGCGTCGGTAGAAGAAGATCCCGAACGCCGTTGATAATCGTGCTGGCCAGCGTTGTAAGCCCACCGCTGATGCGGTCCCACAGCCAGCGCACCGGCGACCAGATATCGAAGCCAAAGAGCCCCCCGCCACCGCCGCCAACAGCCGTGCTGCTGGAGCACGGCTCCCAGCCGTAGCGAGCCGACGGACGACCAACGCCGAAAAACTGCGTTTGATAGGCCGCCTTGTTCCGAACATCCCAGACCTGACAGCCCGTGCCGGTGTTGTAGCAATCGCCCCATAAGCCCCCACCGAGGTACATGGCAATGTGGTAGATTCCCTCAGCCGTGCCGTCGGACGACAGAAAGACAGCATCCCCAACGGCCATACAGCTGATATCAGCGAGAGTGCAGTTGGGCACCGGCTCGAAGCGCGTCCAGAGAGTGGCAGCCGTCGCATCGGACCAGCCCGCGCCCGCCTGGTTATAGGCCCAGATAAACGAGCCGGAACAATCCAACCCCGAACCGGTGGGGCACTTGTCGCCTATCAGGTCGGGCTGATAGAGCCCCGGCGTATTGCTCCCCCAGCAGTAGGGGATATTGCCACTCTGCAGCAGGTTCTTGAGCGCCTGGGCAGCGCGGTAGCAGACCTTGCCGGTATCATCAGGCGTAGCCGACGGCGAGGACGTTGGTGCGGGCGAGGACGACGGCGCCGGCGAGGCAGCGGCGGACTCTAGCAGAGAGACATCATCGAAACCCACCTCGGTATAATAGCCGCCGACCAACTCTACCTCGATAACCTTGGCCGCTGGTGCGGTATAGGTGAGCATAACCTCCTGCCAAATGCCATAGGTCCACGAGCTACTCACCGATTGCCTGACAACCTCACCATCGTAGCGTAAGCGCACCGCACCATGATCACCGTTATCAAAAGGCTTCAACCAGAGTCGCAACGTGTAACTGGCTCCCGCCGATGCCATAACACCAGCAGAGCGCGCACACGGATCCGCGAAACGACACCACAACCACGCATCCCCGCTATGCGCGCCACCATCACGCTTAATAACAGGGTGAATGCCATCAGCCGCGCTGCCGCGCGTCCAGCCATCGAACGTGCCTGACTCAAATCCACCATTAGTCAGAAGGTTTACTTCCTGCGCCGCAGCGGGAGCCGGTAGGCCGAGCACAGCCAGCAGGTACAGCAGACCAGCCACAATCAGGCCGGTCCGTTGTACTGCTCGACTATGGCAGATCGACAGCATTTATAGCCCCCTACCAGATTCAGCCGAACAATGAAAAACGACCCACACGCGCCCTAGCGGATCGCGTCGAGGATTTTGCGAAGCTGAGCAAACGCCCAGTTGGGGCCAACCGTGAGGACGACTGCGAGGGCGCCCAGCGCACCGACGACCGGAAGTGCCAGCGCGATGATCGACTGCATATTGATGGCGCAGACGATCATGGCGGCCAGGCGCTCACCGATGCCACTACCAGCGGGAGCACCACACGTCGGCGCAGGGATGTAGCCGCCACCGCCACCACCAGGAGGGGGAGCAGACGGCGCGGGCGAGGACGACGGCGCGGGCGAGGAGCTCCCACCAGAGCCAGCAGCACCACCGGTATAGCCCTGCACGACCGTCACACATTGCTGCGGCGTCGTGATGGCATCGGAGACGACGCGGAAGCAGTGATCGCCCGCGGCGAGGCGCGTTGCCGTGAAGGTGCGAACGCTGGTATAGCCGATGGTTGTCCACGAGCCCCACGCGGTGCGGCGCTGGTAGCTGTACATGTAGCCCTGATGGTTATCGCTCACGGCGAGCTCAACCATCCCAGGCTCAGCACCAACGGTCGCCGTGAGGGAGACCGACCGCGGCGGGACCGGCGTCGGCGTCGGCGTAGGAGCAGCAACCTCTACCAGCGACACATCATCGAAACCCACCTCGGTATAATAGCCGCCGACCAGCTCTACCTCGATAACCTTGGCCGCTGGTGCGGTATAGGTGAGCGTGACTTGTTGCCAAATGCCATTGGTCCAGG
The sequence above is a segment of the Kallotenue papyrolyticum genome. Coding sequences within it:
- a CDS encoding NlpC/P60 family protein; translation: MLSICHSRAVQRTGLIVAGLLYLLAVLGLPAPAAAQEVNLLTNGGFESGTFDGWTRGSAADGIHPVIKRDGGAHSGDAWLWCRFADPCARSAGVMASAGASYTLRLWLKPFDNGDHGAVRLRYDGEVVRQSVSSSWTYGIWQEVMLTYTAPAAKVIEVELVGGYYTEVGFDDVSLLESAAASPAPSSSPAPTSSPSATPDDTGKVCYRAAQALKNLLQSGNIPYCWGSNTPGLYQPDLIGDKCPTGSGLDCSGSFIWAYNQAGAGWSDATAATLWTRFEPVPNCTLADISCMAVGDAVFLSSDGTAEGIYHIAMYLGGGLWGDCYNTGTGCQVWDVRNKAAYQTQFFGVGRPSARYGWEPCSSSTAVGGGGGGLFGFDIWSPVRWLWDRISGGLTTLASTIINGVRDLLLPTPEDWALIRSELDRLAQREPMGTVRDLAAWIGSFRAALQAGPQQMVDAVAPEQQAAAGGSAYAPLLRWLSPTGIVASGGAMLGRVADNMPAAVMLLIKSLTTCMIMMGLFVYIRARMLVAG